The Streptomyces sp. M92 nucleotide sequence GTGGGCCAAGAAGACGTCGGCGGTGCGGTCGCGGGCGGTGCCGTCCACGTGACAGCCGAGGGCGACGAGGCGGATTCGGCGCAAGGCCGTGCGGGCCGTTTCGGCAGTGCCGAGGACGGCTGCGGGGTCGGTGGGGGCGGCGCGGTGACGGGCGTGGAGTTCGGCGAGGAGCAGGGCGTGGGTCTCGCGGTCGTGGCGGGCGCCGCGGGCGGCGTGCTCGGCGAGCTGCTGGCGTATCCCCTCGAGGGCAGCGGCGGGCCAGTGGCGGCCGGCGGCCGTGAGAGCGGCGCCGGCACGGCGGAGGGTTCCGTCCAGGACGGGGCCGGCCTGGGGGACGCCGTCGACGAGGAGTTCGTCGACGAGGTCCATGGCTGCGCGGTGGGCGCTGTCGCCGCTGTCCGGGGCTGTTTCCCTTCCTCCGACGGTGACTCGGTCGCTGCCCTCGGTGTCGGCGGCTCGGAAGGACCAGACGGCGAGTACGACCGTCGCGCCGCGCAGCGGCTCGGCGGCGTCCGTGACGGCGAAGCCGGGGCTGTGGGGCACGGGGAAGCGGACGGTGCAGGCGGGGAGTTCGACGGCGGGAACGGGGTCGGCGGGGGTGGGGCGGTGGAGAACGGCCCGGTAGCCGCGGTCGCGGGTGCGACGGGCCGCGGTGAGGGCGGGACGGCCGAAGGCCTCGGCAAGGGCGGTGTCGTCGATGCTCCCTGGGGACCAGTCGATGAACGGCGGCGGGATGTCCGACGCGGTCGCGGTGCGCTGGTAGGCGAGGACGAGACCGATGCGGTGGCGGCAGACTCCGTGGGCCTCGCAGCTGCAGCGGGCGTCCTGCAGGGTGGTGCCGGGCGGCAGCCGGGTCTCGGTGCCGTCGGGAAAGCAGCCGTGCACGGTGTGGTCGCCGGTGACCTCCAGGTCGGGGCCCGCTCCGGCGTCGAGGTCTTTGGCGGCGCGTTTGACCAGACCGCGGTTGGCGAGGGCGGCGAGGGTGTCGGGAGTGAGAGCGAGCAGGTCGGTGCGGGTCATGCCGTTCGTCCTCCGTGGGCCATGCTCTCGGCGACGAATTCGGCGAGGTGGCCGGGGGTCATGGCGCCGATGTGTGCGCCGGCCTCGGCGAGGCGGCCGGCCAGGTCACGGTCGTAGGAGGGGGCGGCCTCCTCGTCGAGGGCCGCGAGGCCGAGGACGGTGACGCCCTGTCCGGTCAGGTCGCGGACGGTACGGGTCAGGCGGTGGGCGTCGCCGCCCTCGTAGAAGTCGGTGATCAGGGCGATGATCGTGCGGCGCGGGTTGCCGACGAGACCGGCGGAGTAGTCGACGGCGCGGGCGATGTCGGTGCCACCGCCGAGCTGGACCTTCATCAGGAGTTCGACGGGGTCGGTGACGTCGGAGGTGAGGTCGACGACCTGCGTGTCGAAAGCGACCAGCTGGGTGCGCAGTCCGGGCAGGCCCCAGAGGCAGGCGGCGGTGACGGCGGAGTGGATCACGGATCCGGCCATGGAGCCGGACTGGTCGACGAGGAGGATCAGCTGCCACTGCTCGAGGTGGCGGCGGGTGCGGGAGTGGAAGTGCGGCTGCTCGATGAGGATGCGGCGGTCCTCGGGCCGGTAGTGGGCGAGGTTGGCGCGGATCGTGGCCCTGAAGTCGAAGTTCCGGGCGAGGGGGGTTCGGCTGGGGCGGCGGGAGCGGGCTCCGGTGAGGGCGCGTCGGATCTCCGGCCTCAGCCGCTCGGTCAGGTCGCGCACGACGGCTTCGACGATGCGCCGGGCGGCGGCCAGAACCCGCGGGTTCATCAGGTGTTTGGTGCGCAGCACGGCCCGCAGCAGGCTGGTGCTCGGTTCTACGCGGAGAAGAACATCGGGATCGGTGACGATCTCGTCGATGCCGTAGCTCTCCACGGCGTCGCGTTCGAGGCGTTCGACCGTCTCCCGGGGGAAGAGGCGGTGGATGTCGTCGAGCCAGTCGACGACGGCGAGCGTGGAGGGGCCGTCGCCGCCCTCCCGGCCATCGGCGGTGCCGCGGCGTTCACCACGGCGGGCGAGGTCCTCGTCGCGGCCGTAGAGCCACT carries:
- a CDS encoding VWA domain-containing protein yields the protein MTPDDPRAGLERWRLILGAPAERRTGGLDGPDAARDTALQWLYGRDEDLARRGERRGTADGREGGDGPSTLAVVDWLDDIHRLFPRETVERLERDAVESYGIDEIVTDPDVLLRVEPSTSLLRAVLRTKHLMNPRVLAAARRIVEAVVRDLTERLRPEIRRALTGARSRRPSRTPLARNFDFRATIRANLAHYRPEDRRILIEQPHFHSRTRRHLEQWQLILLVDQSGSMAGSVIHSAVTAACLWGLPGLRTQLVAFDTQVVDLTSDVTDPVELLMKVQLGGGTDIARAVDYSAGLVGNPRRTIIALITDFYEGGDAHRLTRTVRDLTGQGVTVLGLAALDEEAAPSYDRDLAGRLAEAGAHIGAMTPGHLAEFVAESMAHGGRTA